In Rhea pennata isolate bPtePen1 chromosome 13, bPtePen1.pri, whole genome shotgun sequence, the following proteins share a genomic window:
- the ENKD1 gene encoding enkurin domain-containing protein 1, with protein MWWGAAVPAEPVIATPALQGRREVRQQAPRPPSWFRDSRGGVSLRPPLLQKQSDGRMCEGPSKISGPIPPDPTLFPNYYKRPFSARGRLEGNAQKLDFTSAPLDPVPNPYPTLGSARQVQPAPRIRPSGRDILEKGQKGTVSLLLQLEGISLDRGLPVKRKESKDHEKENVRRIKEIQKKCKEKERAREHNQPKPVKALWKSQKYDNVESKVKAKLQESSPPPNPEAVKFLRAYSRCGPGIKPCRPLSPSLARMKAEADTEAPEALGAEAKIQVEGKSVDFIKHNARNAKRAPLRRSHSLQTLAELLEQKHREQEEYNTKQKGHVPQYLLERKELWRRQLEEQQRNLPDPDTPPGHTMMPEGQRLETLSNLKQSQEQLVKDLVMLPVRADTLSIQKRRMELERKLSQIEEALKIFSRPKVFIKLDS; from the exons ATGTGGTGGGGGGCGGCGGTTCCTGCAGAGCCCGTCATCGCAACCCCGGCTCTGCAGGGGCGCCGGGAAGTTCGGCAGCAGGCGCCTCGGCCTCCTTCCTGGTTTCGGGACTCACGTGGAGGAGTTTCTCTGCGGCCTCCCTTG TTGCAGAAGCAGAGTGACGGCAGAATGTGTGAAGGGCCATCCAAGATTTCTGGACCCATTCCTCCAGATCCTACACTCTTTCCAAACTATTACAAACGTCCTTTCTCAG cCCGAGGGAGGCTGGAAGGGAATGCACAGAAGCTGGATTTTACCTCTGCCCCCCTGGACCCAGTTCCTAACCCATATCCCACTTTGGGCAGTGCCCGCCAGGTCCAACCAGCCCCTCGTATTCGCCCCAGTGGAAGGGACATTCTGGAAAAGGGGCAAAAGGGAACAGTCAGTCTCTTACTGCAGCTTGAAGGCATCTCCCTTGACAGGGGCCTGCCAGTGAAGA GGAAGGAGTCCAAGGaccatgaaaaggaaaatgtgaggCGAATAAAGGAGattcagaagaaatgcaaagagaaagagcGAGCCCGTGAGCACAATCAGCCCAAACCTGTGAAGGCTCTGTGGAAATCCCAGAAATATGACAATGTGGAATCAAAGGTGAAGGCCAAACTTCAG GAAAGCTCCCCACCTCCAAATCCAGAGGCTGTGAAATTCCTGAGGGCATATTCTCGATGTGGCCCTGGGATCAAGCCATGCAGGCCGCTCTCTCCAAGCCTTGCCAGAATGAAAGCAGAGGCAGACACAGAGGCTCCAGAGGCACTAGGTGCCGAAGCCAAG ATCCAGGTGGAGGGCAAGAGCGTCGACTTCATTAAACACAATGCCCGCAACGCCAAGCGGGCCCCATTGCGGCGTTCCCACTCATTGCAAACCttggctgagctgctggaacaGAAACACCGGGAGCAGGAAGAGTACAACACCAAACAAAAGGGCCACGTCCCCCAGTA CCTGttggagaggaaggagctgTGGCGCAGACAGttggaggagcagcagcgaAACCTGCCAGATCCTGACACTCCACCTGGTCATACCATGATGCCTGAGGGCCAGCGGTTGGAGACCCTCAGCAATCTGAAGCAGa GCCAAGAACAGCTGGTGAAGGACCTGGTGATGCTTCCAGTGCGTGCAGACACCCTCAGCATTCAGAAGAGGCGGATGGAGCTGGAAAGAAAGCTATCCCAGATAGAGGAGGCCCTCAAAATTTTCTCCAGGCCCAAGGTTTTCATCAAACTAGACTCTTGA